The DNA region AGGATGGAAAACCAAGCCCAACGAAGCAGACGAGCCTGTTTTGCAAGCCGTAGGAGAAAGCTTGTGAGAAATGGCCGCTAGATTGACAATCACGCCTCCCCCGGCAAAGCCGATGAACGGCTCGAACCGGTCCTGCGCCACCCGGTAGCCCACCCTTCCCCGCAAGCCCAAGAATCCCAGGTTGATCTGACTCCTCCCTTCCAAGGCCGAGGTGCCTGCTCCCAAATACGCGCCCACGAAATCGGCATCGAACGACCAGTGGCCCCACCGCTCCGGATCGAACCAACGATACCCTACTGACAGAAGCCCGGTGAAGGCGAAGCTGGCGTCGGCTCCGAGCGGCCTCACCATTCCGGTACGGTGATTGACCAGTTCTCCGTCGTCGTATTGCGGAAACCCCGTGCCGGACCCAATGCTGAGGAACCAGCTGCCTGACGAGTGTGTCGACCTGCTGGGCAGATCCGCAAAGAGTAAGGGAGTCTGAGGTTTGCGACTCTTTGGCGTATCCTGGACCGACGCCGCATTATCGGGTGCCGCCAGCTCCTCCGGCAAAGGAGCGGGGAGGAGGCACGGCGCGGTGAAGGCCAGAAATGCGAGGCCGGCGGTAAATAGCGGTAGGACGCAAAAATCGTTCATGAGCTCCTCGAAGAAGAGGGATCGGGTGATCCAGGCAGTCTTCGTCCGGTGTCCTGGACAGGAAGCGGCCGACGGCTCGGGTTACTCCGGCGATGGCGAGAGGAGCCGCAGAAGAGCTCTCTTCCAGGGAATCCGATCCAAGGTGCCGGCGGCGGCGGCTGCGGCGAGCGCCCCGCTAAAAGCGAGGAGAGCGGGGGCGTAGGAATGGGTCAGGGACTTGACCAAGCCGAAGGCGATGGGGAGCAGGAAGCCGCCCACCCCGCCGGCCGCCCCGATGAGACCGGTGACAAGGCCGATGTGGGGCCTCATCCGCGAGCCGACAAGCTGGAAGACGGCTCCGTTCCCCATCCCGAGGCATCCGAGAAAAAGGAAAAATGTCCCGACTTCTAAGGGAAGGGGAAGGAAGGCGCTCGTCGCCAGGGAGCAGAGAGCACCGACAACGAAAAGAGCGGCGAGGACAGCTTGGCCGCCGAGTCGATCGGCAAGACAGCCTCCCACCGGTCGCAGGAAGCTGCCGGCGGCGACCACAAGCGTCTGCAAGAGTCCGGCAGAAACTGCGCTTACGCCGT from Methylacidimicrobium sp. AP8 includes:
- a CDS encoding outer membrane protein is translated as MNDFCVLPLFTAGLAFLAFTAPCLLPAPLPEELAAPDNAASVQDTPKSRKPQTPLLFADLPSRSTHSSGSWFLSIGSGTGFPQYDDGELVNHRTGMVRPLGADASFAFTGLLSVGYRWFDPERWGHWSFDADFVGAYLGAGTSALEGRSQINLGFLGLRGRVGYRVAQDRFEPFIGFAGGGVIVNLAAISHKLSPTACKTGSSASLGLVFHPRSMSSYSSGGKPAPASHPSPFAAPRLRNL